A genomic stretch from Lathyrus oleraceus cultivar Zhongwan6 chromosome 2, CAAS_Psat_ZW6_1.0, whole genome shotgun sequence includes:
- the LOC127122366 gene encoding putative F-box/LRR-repeat protein 23, translated as MASSCLSHVLEIDKLAISPKPNWLELPRDITMNILQRLETLALVTSASVVCPLWWNICKDPIIWTTIDMRNVSLSNIDFEYSSILEKICRYAVNRSCGHLKDIYIKIFGTDELLLLIANSASKLRCLQLELCHEISNKVLEEVVNKQPFLEELEFWHCSELREYSFGHIGGSCQFLKSFKFSPCVEAVRDIKCDDVAVTIGKTMSNLRHLTILNNELTNNGLQAILDGCPFLESLDIRGCLYVDLDGSLEKRCNAEIKELRFPAESIYPKFDFLNLMNYIFSIDYFRFYEIPE; from the exons ATGGCTTCTTCTTGTTTGAGTCATGTGCTTGAAATTGATAAACTCGCGATCTCACCAAAGCCAAACTGGCTTGAACTTCCTAGAGACATAACTATGAACATACTGCAGAGACTTGAAACTCTTGCTTTAGTGACAAGTGCATCTGTTGTGTGTCCTCTCTGGTGGAACATCTGCAAGGACCCTATCATCTGGACCACCATTGACATGAGAAACGTCTCTCTTTCAAACATTGACTTTGAATATTCCAGTATATTAGAGAAGATTTGCCGCTATGCTGTCAACCGAAGTTGTGGTCATCTCAAGGACATTTATATCAAAATATTTGGGACTGATGAGCTCCTTCTTCTCATAGCTAACAG TGCAAGTAAACTGAGATGCTTACAACTTGAATTATGCCATGAAATTTCAAATAAAGTATTGGAGGAAGTCGTGAATAAGCAGCCATTCTTAGAAGAGCTTGAGTTTTGGCATTGTTCTGAACTAAGGGAATATTCTTTTGGACATATCGGAGGAAGTTGTCAATTTTTAAAGTCATTCAAATTTAGCCCTTGTGTTGAGGCAGTAAGGGACATTAAGTGTGATGATGTTGCGGTTACTATTGGAAAAACAATGTCTAACCTCAGACACCTTACAATTTTGAATAATGAACTCACCAACAATGGATTACAAGCTATTCTAGATGGGTGTCCTTTTCTTGAATCTCTTGACATTCGAGGATGTCTTTATGTTGATTTGGATGGAAGTTTGGAGAAAAGATGCAATGCAGAGATCAAAGAATTACGATTTCCAGCGGAATCTATATATCCCAAATTTGATTTTCTTAATCTCATGAACTATATTTTCAGTATTGATTATTTTAGATTTTATGAAATTCCAGAATAA